From one Flavobacterium sp. N502536 genomic stretch:
- a CDS encoding acyltransferase family protein, with amino-acid sequence MTRERLISLDVFRGLTILLMTIVNNPGDWGHVYAPLLHSEWHGCTPTDLVFPFFIFIMGVAVPLAMPTKSWDGTTFNKILVRSLRMLCLGIFFNYFGKIQLFGLEGIPLLIGRLIITIAVGYALMGNFSSRIKNILAFSILFIYLFLAYSGIEAYHDVRLPGVLQRIAIVYFVVSLLYLKTTQKTQIITGAALLLGYWAIMTLVPVPGIGAANLDKGTNLASWLDGVLLEEHMYRGTITWDPEGVLSTIPSIVNGIIGLLIGQVLQREISKKQRAAKMAIAGIALIIASLLWDIIFPINKSLWTSSYVLYTTGLGATCLAFLYYIIDIAKYKKGFKLFLIWGVNPMIVFFFSQIIPQALVMVQFKNPDHPEEQINLLNYLYHFGIAPFFSNPMTASLAGALVYVGIWTFILWIFYKNKLIFKV; translated from the coding sequence ATGACCAGAGAGCGCCTGATATCTTTAGATGTCTTTAGAGGATTGACTATTTTATTAATGACTATTGTAAACAATCCCGGAGACTGGGGCCACGTTTACGCTCCTTTGTTACACTCCGAATGGCATGGCTGCACGCCAACCGACTTAGTTTTTCCGTTTTTTATTTTCATTATGGGGGTTGCGGTTCCCCTGGCTATGCCGACCAAATCCTGGGACGGCACTACTTTCAACAAAATTCTGGTTCGTTCACTCCGAATGCTTTGCCTTGGAATTTTCTTTAATTATTTTGGCAAAATACAGCTATTTGGTCTTGAAGGAATCCCGCTTCTTATTGGCCGACTGATTATTACTATTGCTGTTGGTTATGCTTTAATGGGCAATTTCAGTTCCAGAATCAAAAACATACTAGCCTTCTCCATTCTGTTTATTTATCTGTTTCTGGCTTACAGCGGCATAGAAGCTTACCATGATGTGAGATTACCGGGAGTTTTACAACGAATTGCTATTGTTTATTTCGTAGTCTCTTTATTGTACTTAAAAACAACTCAAAAAACACAAATTATAACCGGCGCAGCTTTATTGCTAGGCTATTGGGCGATAATGACATTAGTTCCTGTTCCCGGAATCGGAGCGGCCAATTTAGACAAAGGAACCAATTTAGCATCATGGCTTGATGGCGTTTTATTGGAAGAACACATGTATCGTGGAACGATAACCTGGGATCCTGAAGGGGTTTTAAGTACTATCCCATCCATCGTAAACGGAATCATCGGTTTGTTAATTGGTCAGGTATTACAACGTGAAATTTCCAAAAAACAGAGGGCTGCAAAAATGGCAATTGCAGGTATCGCATTAATTATTGCCAGTTTACTTTGGGATATCATCTTCCCTATCAACAAATCGCTCTGGACCAGCAGTTATGTTTTATACACTACGGGATTAGGAGCAACATGTTTAGCTTTCCTGTACTACATAATTGATATTGCCAAATACAAAAAAGGATTCAAATTGTTCCTGATTTGGGGAGTTAACCCTATGATTGTGTTTTTCTTTTCACAGATTATCCCTCAGGCTTTGGTAATGGTTCAGTTTAAGAATCCGGATCATCCGGAGGAACAGATTAATCTTTTAAATTATCTGTATCATTTTGGAATCGCACCGTTTTTTAGCAATCCAATGACGGCTTCTTTGGCCGGAGCATTAGTATATGTTGGCATCTGGACTTTTATATTGTGGATTTTCTACAAAAACAAACTGATTTTCAAAGTTTAA
- a CDS encoding nucleoside-diphosphate kinase: MATNRTFTMIKPDAVQNGHIGNILAMITNGGFKIVSLKLTQLTVADAQAFYAVHAERPFYGELVEFMSRGPIVAAILEKDNAVEDFRTLIGATNPAEAAEGTIRKAYATSIGENAVHGSDSDENAAIEGAFHFAGREQF, encoded by the coding sequence ATGGCAACAAATAGAACTTTTACAATGATTAAGCCAGATGCTGTTCAAAACGGACACATCGGAAATATCTTAGCAATGATTACTAATGGAGGTTTCAAAATCGTTTCATTAAAATTAACTCAATTAACTGTAGCTGATGCTCAAGCATTCTACGCAGTTCACGCAGAAAGACCTTTCTACGGAGAATTAGTTGAATTCATGTCTCGCGGACCTATTGTTGCTGCAATTTTAGAAAAAGACAATGCAGTAGAAGATTTCAGAACTTTAATTGGAGCTACAAATCCAGCTGAAGCTGCTGAAGGAACTATTCGTAAAGCATACGCTACTTCTATTGGAGAAAATGCAGTTCACGGTTCTGATAGCGACGAAAACGCAGCTATCGAAGGTGCATTCCACTTTGCTGGTAGAGAGCAATTTTAA
- a CDS encoding DUF721 domain-containing protein, whose product MAKRLNNQSTIGAVLQQIIQVNKLQPGMDQIDVKEAWRQLMGNGVNTYTKNVVLKGSTLYVELGSAVLREELSHGKSKIVKMINEELGREVVKEVVLR is encoded by the coding sequence ATGGCAAAAAGACTAAATAATCAAAGTACGATTGGGGCAGTTTTGCAACAGATTATTCAGGTTAATAAATTGCAGCCCGGAATGGATCAAATCGACGTTAAAGAGGCGTGGAGGCAGCTTATGGGGAATGGTGTGAATACCTATACCAAGAATGTAGTCTTAAAAGGCAGTACACTCTATGTAGAGCTCGGATCGGCAGTTTTACGCGAAGAACTAAGTCACGGAAAATCTAAAATCGTTAAAATGATTAACGAGGAATTAGGACGTGAAGTGGTGAAAGAGGTAGTGTTGCGCTAG